In a single window of the Plasmodium cynomolgi strain B DNA, chromosome 6, whole genome shotgun sequence genome:
- a CDS encoding hypothetical protein (putative) yields MDKEAILPSGGGASLKRSKKQIESLQYSLKKNIRRNEELTNRVHYFFPTDDVLDQTLFHLCKFIPSDMDILDADKQMGSTYNLTPFSQFEDSDTDSWGDKIREEDDIEIDEPRAGRSKLPTLSPNLGINKRATHSCVEWKGFVNEANGYAAVKIFNPFSSQEYSTYANRLVYFLFQRTNCLGVEDFLRSHNFVRMSIPLYMKCKNKLCVRLSHIDASNDLYV; encoded by the exons ATGGACAAGGAGGCCATTTTACCAAGTGGTGGTGGGGCCTCCCTCAAGAGGAGCAAAAAGCAGATTGAGTCTCTACAGTAttctttgaagaaaaatataagaa GGAACGAAGAGCTGACGAACCGAGTGCACTATTTCTTCCCCACCGACGATGTGCTAGACCAGACCCTCTTCCATTTGTGTAAGTTCATACCGAGCGATATGGACATTCTAGACGCAGATAAGCAAATGGGAAGCACGTACAACTTGACGCCCTTTTCACAATTCGAAGATTCTGACACAGATAGCTGGGGTGATAAAATCAGAGAGGAGGACGACATTGAGATAGACGAACCTCGTGCTGGAAGAAGTAAATTACCCACTTTGAGCCCCAACTTGGGAATAAACAAAAGGGCAACACATTCCTGCGTCGAATGGAAAGGGTTTGTTAACGAAGCAAACGGTTATGCAGcagttaaaatatttaacccTTTCTCCTCCCAGGAGTACAGCACTTATGCGAACAGACTCGTGTACTTCCTATTTCAGAGAACGAACTGCCTGGGCGTGGAAGACTTTCTAAGGAGTCACAATTTTGTTCGGATGAGCATTCCGCTGTACATGAAGTGCAAAAATAAGCTGTGCGTTAGGTTATCTCACATAGACGCTTCAAATGATTTGTATGTTTAG
- a CDS encoding 26S proteasome non-ATPase regulatory subunit 13 (putative), which produces MATTAEEISGLLDENENMLIGELQGKYDFINFNEMKNYKEKKFHHELTLEVQKFINNKNVQVKDKFRLFYTYLSPLMSKLKKTIYAELLYIVTAKFDANWTITYLKESEKNLENDKDAIIIYRCIRILKYIELGDFKSCENEIESTKNLLQGVIGLNIVAHKFYNFAIMNYYKILSKSDLFVKYALLYLAYTPLNDLDEVEKIDIDVYNIGEIIQLPLINVCLKNNEQTNWLYQLIYVYNEGNIEIFNQVVQTYEENIKNSLLKDYERNMLKKITLLALMDLAFKKKKQRSDISFEEIAQHCKVDVNEVEKMLITAKSKNIITCQIDEIQKSVKIMWVKPRVLNDEKIFFMKESIDKWITHSKNLLTYMEDLSVELLIS; this is translated from the exons ATGGCAACGACGGCGGAGGAAATCAGCGGTCTGCTGGACGAAAACGAGAACATGCTGATCGGGGAGCTGCAGGGAAAGTATGACTTCATAAATTTcaacgaaatgaaaaattacaaagaaaagaagtTCCACCATGAGTTAACATTagaagtacaaaaatttattaacaataaaaatgtcCAAGTGAAAGATAAATTTAGACTTTTCTACACATACCTCTCCCCCTTGATGAGTAAGTTGAAGAAAACGATATATGCAGAGTTGCTTTACATCGTGACGGCCAAGTTTGATGCTAATTGGACTATCACCTATTTGAAAGAATCAGAAAAGAATTTAGAAAATGATAAAGATGCtatcattatatatagaTGTATCCGCATACTGAAGTATATCGAATTAGGCGATTTTAAAAGTTGCGAAAATGAAATCGAGAGTACCAAAAATCTACTCCAAGGGGTCATAGGATTAAATATAGTAGCacataaattttacaattttgctattatgaattattataaaatattaagtaAGTCAGACTTGTTCGTTAAGTATGCTTTACTGTACTTAGCATATACTCCGTTGAATGATTTGGATGAAGTGGAGAAAATCGATATAG ATGTGTATAATATAGGGGAGATCATCCAGCTGCCACTCATCAATGTATGCTTAAAAAACAACGAACAAACGAATTGGCTGTATCAGCTAATTTATGTTTACAATGAAGGGaatattgaaatttttaaccaAGTGGTACAGACTTACGAAGAGAATATTAAGAATTCGCTTCTCAAAGATTATGAGAGGaatatgctaaaaaaaattactctcCTTGCTCTCATGGATttagcttttaaaaaaaaaaaacaaagatcGGATATTTCGTTTGAAGAAATTGCACAACATTGCAAAGTGGATGTGAACGAAGTGGAGAAAATGCTCATAACAGCTaagagtaaaaatattattacttGTCAAATTGACGAAATTCAAAAGTCAGTGAAGATTATGTGGGTGAAGCCACGAGTGCTCaacgatgaaaaaattttctttatgaAGGAGAGCATAGACAAGTGGATCACGCATTCGAAGAACTTGCTCACCTACATGGAGGACCTCTCTGTCGAGCTGCTGATATCGTAG
- a CDS encoding O-sialoglycoprotein endopeptidase (putative): MINDSTAGGPSTLPQPPKYILGLEGSANKLGVSIINSDLKILMNMRRTYVSEIGCGFIPRQINAHHKYYIIEMIKECLNKLKIKITDIHLICYTKGPGIGSALYIAYNISKFFSLLFNIPVIGVNHCIAHIEMGIFITKLYHPIILYVSGSNTQIIYFNNHKKRYEIIGETLDIAIGNVIDRSARILRISNSPSPGEPISGDPYGGHIPEGEARDTAPQEHSAANEPNTPNEPNTPNKPSAPNDPNGPNKPSTPNDPNTPNDPNTPNKPNKPMREDPCDYTELLFFPYTIKGMDISFSGYDYYVSKYFSRYLTKRGKKGKGEDGGKPPLGDQNAPKRKKRHDGEEASEGKHNQGGKSDACDVNGEEEDYGEGDADEGNAIRGDAIRGDAIGGDANDGAAPGGTQLFPQPNLSIHAGVQGSSYYEENVICSIGGKKNYGEDDHYAEEDDGAIETESDFFDSSSDETAAGSDKGGGNLCKAPSEEHPHSGANLTDEEKRKIQICYSLQHHIFSMLIEITERAIAFTNSKEVIIVGGVGCNVFLQNMMKKMAKQKNIKIGFMDHSYCVDNGAMIAYTGYLEYLNTKNKEIYNFNNISIHQRYRTDDVLVTWR; encoded by the exons ATGATAAATGACTCCACCGCGGGGGGTCCCAGTACCCTGCCGCAACCACCCAAGTACATCCTGGGGCTAGAAGGAAGTGCGAACAAACTGGGGGTCAGCATCATAAATAGTGACTTAAAAATTCTGATGAATATGAGAAGAACGTACGTCTCCGAAATTGGCTGCGGATTTATCCCAAGACAAATTAACGCGCACCACAAGTACTACATCATCGAGATGATTAAAGAATGTCTTAATAAattgaagataaaaataacagaCATACATTTAATATGCTATACAAAAGGGCCAGGAATTGGCTCCGCTCTCTACATTGCCTACAAtataagtaaatttttttccctcctcttcaATATTCCCGTCATCGGAGTCAATCACTGCATTGCCCACATCGAAATGGGCATTTTTATAACCAAGCTTTATCACCCCATTATTTTATACGTCAGTGGAAGCAACACACAGATCATTTATTTCAACAATCACAAGAAGAGGTACGAAATCATCGGAGAGACCTTAGACATAGCTATTGGAAATGTCATCGACAGATCTGCGAGGATTCTCAGAATTTCAaattctccttctcctgg AGAACCAATAAGCGGGGACCCTTATGGTGGCCACATTCCGGAGGGGGAAGCGAGGGACACTGCCCCTCAGGAGCACAGCGCTGCAAATGAGCCCAATACGCCAAATGAGCCCAATACGCCAAATAAGCCCAGTGCGCCAAATGATCCCAACGGGCCAAATAAGCCCAGTACGCCAAATGACCCCAACACGCCTAATGATCCCAACACGCCTAATAAGCCCAATAAGCCCATGAGGGAGGACCCGTGTGACTACACCGAGCTGCTCTTCTTCCCCTACACCATAAAAGGGATGGACATTTCGTTCAGCGGGTACGACTACTACGTGAGCAAGTATTTCTCCAGGTATTTAACCAAGCgaggcaaaaaggggaagggcgAAGACGGGGGGAAGCCACCACTGGGCGATCAAAACGccccaaaaaggaagaagcggcacgacggggaagaagcgagtgaggggaagcacaaccagggggggaaaagcgaTGCGTGCGATGTCAAtggtgaggaagaagactATGGAGAGGGCGACGCGGACGAAGGAAACGCAATCAGAGGCGACGCAATCAGAGGCGACGCAATCGGAGGCGACGCAAATGATGGCGCTGCGCCCGGCGGCACGCAACTCTTTCCGCAGCCCAACTTGAGCATTCACGCGGGCGTGCAGGGCAGCTCCTACTACGAAGAGAATGTCATCTGCAGCATCGGCGGGAAGAAGAACTACGGGGAGGACGACCACTACGCGGAGGAGGACGACGGCGCCATCGAGACGGAGAGCGATTTTTTTGACTCCAGCTCGGACGAAACCGCGGCTGGGAGCgacaaagggggggggaacctTTGCAAGGCCCCCAGCGAAGAGCATCCACATAGCGGCGCCAACCTGACGGACGAAGAAAAGCGGAAAATACAAATCTGCTACAGCCTGCAACACCACATATTCAGCATGCTCATCGAAATCACCGAACGAGCCATCGCCTTCACGAACAGCAAGGAGGTGATCATTGTGGGGGGAGTTGGCTGCAACGTTTTCTTACAAAatatgatgaagaaaatggcaaaacagaaaaatatcaaaattgGATTTATGGACCACAGCTACTGTGTGGATAACGGTGCCATGATTGCCTACACGGGGTACCTTGAATATTTGAATAccaaaaataaggaaatcTACAactttaataatataagtaTCCACCAGAGGTACCGGACAGACGACGTGCTCGTGACGTGGAGGTAG
- a CDS encoding RNA methyltransferase domain containing protein (putative), producing MASPSGEVTLRGEVIPSEEVTLRGEAIPSGEAIPCEEVTLRGEDPAGCPQMYVAIYNIGKKKNIGSIVRSCVAFRVSKIFVVSRKKNEVNFFGHMGTCEYITIEYFCSMKELKTHLRENDILLYGCEITGSAIPVTRHPFVNKDTAFLFGNEGTGINDETLSYCDKIIYIPQYGNGTCSLNVSVSCAIILHHFAVWADYPEVAISGKKFVLNKCAISLVKQQGARRTN from the exons ATGGCCAGCCCAAGTGGGGAAGTAACCCTAAGGGGGGAAGTCATCCCGAGTGAAGAAGTAACCCTAAGGGGGGAAGCCATCCCAAGTGGGGAAGCCATTCCATGTGAAGAAGTAACCCTAAGGGGGGAAGACCCCGCGGGGTGCCCCCAAATGTACGTGGCCATTTACAACatagggaagaagaaaaacatcgGGAGCATCGTACGAAGTTGCGTTGCCTTCAGGGTCAGCAAAATTTTCGTCGTgagtcgaaaaaaaaacgaagtcAACTTTTTTGGCCACATGGGTacatgtgaatatataaCCATAGAGTATTTCTGCAGCATGAAGGAGCTGAAGACCCACCTGCGCGAGAATGACATTTTATTGTATGGATGCGAAATAACAGGGAGTGCTATACCTGTGACGAGACATCCCTTTGTAAATAAAGATACGGCCTTTTTATTTGGAAATGAAGGAACAGGAATTAATGATGAAACGCTCAGCTATTGcgacaaaataatttatatcccTCAGTATGGCAATGGCACGTGTTCTCTCAACGTGTCCGTTTCGTGTGCCATCATTTTGCATCACTTTGCTGTGTGGGCGGATTATCCCGAGGTGGCCATttcgggaaaaaaatttgtcctCAATAAATGCGCAA TTTCCCTGGTTAAGCAGCAGGGAGCACGCCGCACGAATTGA
- a CDS encoding calmodulin (putative): MQSSISQEKLQLMQKNFNLVDNNKDGKITAEEFKTLLRLLGQTRTEKEMDEMVDNHFEDAVGGEEQEQPEAAEAADKGKADKGTPSEAKQSSGQKNPAKATPNHDRIKNLIAKLNNFKDEDKKKNSSNGPNNRTCDTYKEPLSVDELITSFEFFDKEKSGYLDEEKVRFILKNSDERLVDEDMKLFLKSLNLMDKDKIDYVTLAKRLKNVT, encoded by the exons aTGCAAAGCAGCATATCTCAGGAAAAGCTCCAGTTGATGCAAAAAAACTTTAACCTTGTGGATAACAACAAAGATGGGAAAATTACTGCGGAGGAATTTAAGACGCTCTTGCGATTGCTCGGGCAAACCAGAACAGAGAAAGAGATGGACGAGATGGTGGACAACCATTTTGAAGACGCAgtagggggggaggagcaggagcagcCGGAAGCTGCTGAGGCTGCCGATAAGGGAAAAGCAGACAAAGGGACGCCAAGTGAAGCGAAGCAATCGAGCGGTCAGAAAAACCCAGCCAAAGCTACCCCAAATCACGATCGAATAAAAAACCTAATCGCAAAgctgaacaattttaaagatgaagacaaaaaaaaaaatagctcaAATGGCCCAAATAATAGAACATGTGAT ACTTATAAGGAACCCTTATCGGTAGACGAGCTAATCACCTCGTTTGAATTTTTcgacaaagaaaaaagtggcTATCTCGATGAGGAGAAGGTGAgatttattttgaagaacaGCGATGAGAGGTTGGTGGATGAGGACATGAAATTGTTTTTGAAATCGTTAAACTTGATGGATAAGGACAAAATTGATTATGTCACTCTGGCGAAGCGGCTCAAGAATGTGACCTAA
- a CDS encoding sexual stage surface protein Pvs28 (putative), giving the protein MNTYHSLLFLLAFVLAANYTFAKVTADTQCKNGFVVQTGNYFECKCNNGFVLANENTCEEKRNCTDAQNANKNCGDYAMCINTKASDEERALKCTCISQYTLENDVCVPDKCNGIMCGKGKCILDPDDTNFVTCS; this is encoded by the coding sequence ATGAATACCTACCACAGTTTGCTATTCCTTTTGGCCTTCGTACTTGCGGCTAACTACACCTTCGCAAAGGTCACTGCGGACACACAGTGTAAAAATGGCTTTGTAGTCCAAACGGGCAATTATTTTGAATGCAAATGCAACAACGGGTTTGTGCTGGCAAATGAAAACACTTGCGAGGAAAAACGCAATTGCACAGATGCAcaaaatgcaaacaaaaattGTGGAGATTATGCTATGTGCATAAACACCAAAGCGAGTGATGAGGAAAGAGCATTAAAATGCACCTGCATATCACAATACACCTTAGAGAACGATGTGTGCGTTCCAGATAAATGTAACGGTATTATGTGTGGTAAGGGAAAGTGCATCTTAGATCCCGATGATACAAATTTCGTCACGTGCTCT
- a CDS encoding ookinete surface protein Pvs25 (putative) — translation MNTYYSLFIFFLVQIALKYSKAAVTVDTVCKNGHLAQMSNHFKCICNEGLVHLSEDTCEEKNECKEETLDKTCGEFGKCIKITEEEQESTYKCECIEAKGRKFFELKYFSLLN, via the exons atgaacaccTACTACagcctcttcatttttttcctcgtccAAATTGCGCTAAAGTATAGCAAGGCAGCTGTCACGGTAGACACagtatgcaaaaatggacatCTTGCTCAAATGAGTAACCACTTTAAGTGTATATGTAACGAAGGGCTGGTGCACCTTTCCGAAGAtacatgtgaagaaaaaaatgaatgtaaGGAAGAAACCCTAGACAAAACATGTGGGGAATTTGGCAAGTGTATAAAAATCACAGAAGAGGAACAGGAAAGCACGTACAAATGTGAATGCATTGAGG CTAAGGGGCGCAAATTTTTTGAGTTAAAATACTTTTCTTTACTGAACTGA
- a CDS encoding sexual stage surface protein Pvs28 (putative), whose product MNTYQSLLFLLAMVLAVNYTFAKVTADTQCKNGYVVQMSNHFECKCNNGFVLANENTCEEKHDCEDPQNENKSCGEYAACASSIVNVKENSILCICLEEHTLVKDVCIPNNCRGIVCGQGKCILDPANAKNTMCSCDIGTTLDESKKCVKPGKTDCELKCKANEECKLTENYYKCVAKGSGGQGSGGEGSGGEGSGGQGSGGQGSGGATGAGYSLMNGSAVISILVVFAFFMMSLV is encoded by the coding sequence atgAATACCTACCAGAGCTTGCTATTCCTTTTGGCCATGGTGCTTGCGGTTAACTACACCTTCGCAAAGGTCACCGCGGACACacaatgcaaaaatggtTATGTAGTCCAAATGAGCAATCATTTTGAATGTAAATGCAACAACGGGTTTGTGCTGGCAAATGAAAACACTTGCGAGGAAAAACACGATTGTGAAGAtccacaaaatgaaaataagagCTGTGGAGAATATGCTGCGTGCGCAAGCTCCATAGTGAATGTTAAGGAAAATTCAATACTATGCATCTGTTTAGAAGAGCACACCTTAGTGAAGGATGTGTGCATTCCAAATAATTGTAGAGGCATTGTGTGTGGACAGGGAAAGTGCATCTTAGATCCCGCTAATGCGAAAAACACCATGTGCTCTTGTGACATAGGAACCACATTGGATGAatctaaaaaatgtgtaaagcCAGGAAAAACAGATTGCGAGTTGAAGTGTAAGGCAAACGAAGAATGTAAATTGACTGAGAATTATTACAAATGTGTTGCGAAGGGAAGTGGTGGACAAGGAAGCGGCGGAGAAGGCAGCGGCGGAGAAGGCAGCGGTGGACAAGGTAGCGGTGGACAAGGTAGCGGAGGAGCAACAGGAGCAGGTTACAGTCTCATGAACGGATCTGCAGTAATCAGCATACTAGTTGTATTCGCCTTCTTTATGATGTCATTAGT
- a CDS encoding hypothetical protein (putative) has protein sequence MSVKENRGKLLVSESIVCIKRYFDLHDATVVSINKLIRIILHRSANPGAGFDQTGELEDLLRNELAYAFIKEYEAVKLTLIDLKGCLGEMKRLKEGIQEIEASGNSAGGASNVVHSLGTFFKSALIHFRRDYRLKKKLHEVLIHVDGACENEINRLQLMWKESPFLFTILHKHQVNKLIIEGRQFLQRAQRR, from the exons ATGAGTGTGAAAGAAAACAGAGGGAAGCTTCTCGTAAGCGAAAGCATCGTCTGCATCAAGCGGTACTTTGACTTGCACGATGCTACCGTTGTGTCAATAAATAAGCTGATAAGGATTATACTTCATAGGAG TGCCAACCCAGGGGCCGGCTTTGACCAAACGGGAGAATTGGAAGATCTTCTCAGAAATGAGTTGGCCTATGCGTTTATAAAGGAATACGAGGCGGTTAAATTGACACTGATAGATTTGAAGGGGTGCCTAGGTGAAATGAAAAGGTTGAAGGAGGGTATTCAGGAGATTGAAGCTTCGGGAAATTCCGCTGGGGGGGCATCCAATGTGGTACACTCCCTGGGGACCTTTTTTAAGAGCGCCCTGATCCATTTCAGAAGGGATTACAGATTGAAAAAGAAGTTGCACGAAGTACTCATTCATGTGGATGGTGCAtgcgaaaatgaaataaatcgATTACAGTTGATGTGGAAGGAATCTCCCTTcttatttacaattttgcatAAACACCAAGTTAACAAGTTAATTATTGAGGGGAGGCAATTTTTGCAGAGAGCACAGCGACGGTGA
- a CDS encoding MORN repeat family protein (putative) gives MATSTLAEGTHCYNGNIKDGLFHGHGILMYSRNEKYEGDFVYGKREGKGKFTYADGATYEGDWVDDKIHGKGTAKFVSGNIYEGEWDNGKINGFGILKYNNGDIYEGEWLDGKMHGRGTYTYEDGDVYVGEWKNDKRHGKGCVKYKGSENKIAETYEGDWFEGKMQGKGTYFFADGGIYEGDWVDGKMEGKGIYKFLNGNKYDGDWSNDMKNGYGILTYVNGEMYEGYWKDDKVHGKGTLTYSRGDKYIGEWKFAKKSGQGELIYASGDKFKGEWKNDKANGFGVLLYSNGNKYEGEWVDDQRHGFGTFTCKEDGSVYAGHFAFNRKEGRGTLTFFGGNVLEGLWTMGVLTKVSKFQLAPTSPWHDPDL, from the coding sequence ATGGCCACGAGCACCCTGGCGGAGGGAACCCACTGCTACAACGGAAACATCAAGGATGGGCTGTTCCACGGGCATGGAATTCTAATGTACTCCCGGAATGAAAAATACGAAGGAGATTTCGTGTACGGGAagagagaaggaaaaggaaagttTACCTATGCCGACGGTGCAACATACGAAGGTGATTGGGTAGACGATAAAATCCATGGAAAAGGAACAGCCAAATTTGTTAGTGGAAATATATACGAAGGGGAGTGGGATAATGGAAAGATAAATGGCTTTGGAATTTTAAAGTATAACAATGGGGATATCTACGAAGGGGAGTGGTTAGATGGGAAAATGCATGGAAGGGGTACTTATACATATGAAGATGGGGATGTATATGTAGGTGAGTGGAAGAATGATAAGAGACATGGGAAAGGGTGTGTTAAGTATAAAggaagtgaaaataaaattgcggAGACTTATGAAGGGGATTGGTTTGAAGGGAAGATGCAAGGAAAAGGAACGTACTTTTTTGCTGATGGAGGAATATACGAAGGAGATTGGGTTGATGGGAAAATGGAAGGGAAAggaatttacaaatttttaaatggtAATAAGTATGATGGGGATTGGTCTAATGATATGAAAAATGGCTACGGGATATTGACTTACGTGAATGGTGAAATGTACGAGGGGTACTGGAAGGACGATAAGGTGCATGGGAAGGGAACACTCACTTATAGTAGGGGTGATAAATACATAGGGGAATGGAAATTTGCCAAAAAATCTGGGCAAGGAGAACTCATTTATGCTTCCGGGGATAAATTCAAAggggaatggaaaaatgataagGCCAATGGGTTTGGCGTTCTGCTTTACTCCAATGGGAACAAATATGAAGGGGAGTGGGTTGATGACCAGAGACATGGGTTTGGGACGTTCACTTGCAAGGAAGATGGTAGTGTTTATGCCGGGCACTTTGCCTTCAATCGGAAGGAGGGTAGGGGTACGCTGACCTTCTTCGGCGGCAACGTTTTGGAGGGCTTGTGGACCATGGGCGTGCTCACCAAGGTGAGCAAATTTCAGCTGGCTCCCACTTCCCCCTGGCACGACCCGGACCTG
- a CDS encoding hypothetical protein (putative), protein MATFKSICEDSLKERKENVGLERVLGRVFDELISEFKAKFIKKISVLIHEVKHSDSVLEVAKGGVHYKRGKYESRQKEREEGKTRTDDTLGVYLSSFTDSKRKSLFEKIKKEINDQGVDDVTERRVAMKKLITNGFTTLGERKIYDAKEKVNLEDYGKKKIDEVSVLDRKGSTVGSARNELSDMQSKAGSRKSGRSARSRDVAGDGDAKRFEELGKFDGVEKRNMSEASEQLSMSDMSERSHKSRASHKSRTSRTNRPGEEDLCMPNGESNKSEKKDAYTNLISKYTVKRLFSNRLHTDELSDTHCGSDERRAEPLRSAHIDKARRYMHVPNGTAARGKEPSSISNEWKNAEDKNYKIVKRDFDERSKRSTKSKANSKANSLGSEHDPLDFLIEAEANERKELQKTRGRSNGNFNMHDKVEVKSHKGDSTSVNKSEQLFFEVIRGKRRKHLKGFECKDCKSFYEELCWDGSDGGKKYKRGAEHRPCNRHEVSKHAQNELLLKKEERGEKPTRKNYTSRVSEYVNENYTNGREPHTAKSFGEMALVSSARYLKSAEESVDMSSGKYAERCIDKFMAKFEVKGENKDSLVKMDQVQEEEFYEVDEADKAEEQLPAEVAEEAEDAEERRKENKKKKLIQSFSRHRYHSKVNDSPKNFWSFDFFK, encoded by the exons ATGGCGACGTTTAAATCCATATGCGAAGACTCACTCaaggagagaaaagaaaatgtcgGACTTGAGAGAGTTCTGGGGAGAGTATTTGACGAATTGATATCAGAATTTAAGGCCaagtttattaaaaaaatatccgtCCTTATTCACGAAGTGAAGCATAGTGACTCCGTTTTGGAAGttgccaaagggggggtCCACTATAAACGGGGGAAATATGAAAGCAGGCAGAAGGAGcgggaggaaggaaaaacacgCACTGATGACACATTGGGTGTTTACTTGAGTAGCTTCACAGATTCAAAGAGGAAGAGTTtgttcgaaaaaataaagaaagagATTAACGACCAGGGGGTGGACGATGTCACTGAGAGGAGAGTCgccatgaaaaaattgatcaCAAACGGATTCACCACTTTAGGGGAACGCAAGATATACGACGCGAAGGAAAAAGTGAACCTCGAGGAttatgggaagaaaaaaatagacgaGGTGAGTGTGTTGGATAGAAAGGGTAGCACGGTGGGTAGCGCACGAAATGAGCTCTCCGATATGCAGAGCAAAGCGGGGAGTCGGAAGTCGGGCAGGAGTGCGCGCAGCAGGGATGTAGCTGGGGATGGGGACGCAAAGCGGTTTGAGGAGTTGGGGAAGTTCGACGGGGTGGAGAAGCGGAACATGTCGGAGGCGTCGGAGCAGCTGAGCATGTCGGACATGTCGGAGAGGTCTCACAAGTCAAGGGCGTCACACAAGTCAAGGACGTCACGG ACGAACCGCCCCGGGGAAGAAGACCTTTGCATGCCGAACGGAGAGAGcaacaaaagtgaaaagaaaGATGCCTACACGAACCTCATCAGTAAGTACACCGTGAAACGATTGTTTTCTAATAGACTGCACACCGACGAGCTGAGTGACACCCATTGTGGCAGTGATGAACGGAGAGCAGAACCACTTCGCAGTGCCCACATTGACAAAGCGAGGAGATACATGCACGTACCAAATGGCACCGCTGCAAGGGGGAAGGAACCGTCAAGCATAAGTAACGAATGGAAGAACGCGGAggataaaaattacaaaattgtgaaaagaGATTTTGACGAGCGTTCGAAGAGGAGTACCAAATCGAAGGCGAACTCGAAAGCGAACTCGTTGGGGTCGGAACATGACCCACTTGATTTCCTCATCGAAGCAGAGGCTAACGAAAGGAAGGAGTTGCAGAAAACGAGGGGGAGATCAAATGGcaattttaatatgcatGACAAAGTAGAGGTGAAATCGCACAAGGGGGACTCTACAAGTGTGAACAAAAGTGAgcagttattttttgaagtcATTAGAGGGAAAAGACGGAAGCATCTCAAAGGCTTCGAATGCAAAGACTGCAAATCGTTTTATGAGGAACTCTGTTGGGATGGTTCcgatggggggaaaaagtaCAAACGGGGTGCGGAGCACCGACCTTGCAACAGGCACGAAGTCAGCAAACATGCCCAAAACGAACTCTTacttaaaaaggaggaaagaggagagaagcctacaagaaaaaattacacaagtCGAGTTAGCGAATATGTCAATGAAAACTACACGAATGGGAGAGAACCCCATACGGCTAAGTCATTTGGAGAGATGGCGTTGGTAAGCAGCGCAAGATATTTGAAGAGTGCTGAGGAAAGTGTGGACATGAGCTCCGGCAAGTACGCCGAAAGGTGTATTGACAAATTTATGGCAAAATTTGAGGTGAAGGGAGAGAATAAGGACAGCTTGGTTAAGATGGACCAAgtgcaggaggaggagtttTACGAAGTGGACGAGGCAGATAAGGCAGAGGAGCAGTTACCAGCGGAGGTGGCGGAGGAGGCGGAGGATGCCGAAGAGAGACGgaaggaaaataagaaaaaaaaactgattcAGTCTTTTTCGCGCCACAGGTATCATAGCAAAGTTAATGATTCGCCAAAAAATTTCTGGAgcttcgatttttttaaataa